The following are encoded together in the Thermomonas brevis genome:
- the amaB gene encoding L-piperidine-6-carboxylate dehydrogenase produces the protein MSHPVLTALGLAAVESGTYLGNGEWSKTSDAGVLEPVNPTTGEVLGRVHASSQADYDLIVERAQAAFKVWRTVPAPRRGEAIRLCADALREHKDALGSLVALEMGKSKPEGDGEVQEMIDIGDFAVGLSRQLYGLTMHSERPGHRMYEQWHPIGLVGIISAFNFPVAVWAWNSFIAAICGDISIWKPSPKTPLSAIASMKVCNEALRKGGFPDIFFLFNDAGSDLAQQFVDDKRVALVSFTGSTKVGRMVGERVARRMGRSLLELGGNNAIIVDETADLKLAIPAIVFGAVGTAGQRCTTTRRLIVHESIYEDVLGKLVTAYKQVEGKIGDPTDPKNLMGPLNSKDGVDAYLDAIAAAKKAGGKVETGGEAIDRPGNFVLPAIVTGLTNDAEIVQHETFAPILYVMKYKELDEAIDMQNAVPQGLSSSIFTTNLKRAEAFLSAAGSDCGIANVNIGTSGAEIGGAFGGEKETGGGRESGSDAWRAYMRRQTNTINYSDALPLAQGIKFDL, from the coding sequence ATGTCCCACCCCGTCCTCACCGCGCTCGGCCTTGCCGCCGTCGAATCCGGCACCTACCTCGGCAACGGCGAATGGTCGAAGACCAGCGACGCCGGCGTGCTGGAGCCGGTCAACCCGACCACCGGCGAGGTGCTGGGCCGCGTGCACGCGTCCTCGCAGGCCGACTACGACCTGATCGTCGAGCGCGCGCAGGCCGCCTTCAAGGTCTGGCGCACCGTGCCGGCGCCGCGCCGCGGCGAGGCGATCCGCCTGTGCGCCGACGCGCTGCGCGAGCACAAGGACGCGCTGGGTTCGCTGGTCGCCCTCGAAATGGGCAAGTCGAAGCCGGAAGGCGACGGCGAGGTGCAGGAGATGATCGACATCGGCGACTTCGCCGTCGGCCTGTCGCGCCAGCTCTACGGCTTGACCATGCACAGCGAGCGCCCCGGCCACCGCATGTACGAGCAGTGGCATCCGATCGGCCTGGTCGGGATCATCAGCGCGTTCAACTTCCCGGTCGCGGTGTGGGCCTGGAACAGCTTCATCGCGGCGATCTGCGGCGACATCAGCATCTGGAAGCCCTCGCCCAAGACCCCGCTGTCGGCGATCGCGTCGATGAAGGTCTGCAACGAGGCGCTGCGCAAGGGCGGCTTCCCGGACATCTTCTTCCTGTTCAACGATGCCGGCAGCGACTTGGCGCAGCAGTTCGTGGACGACAAGCGCGTCGCGCTGGTCAGCTTCACCGGCAGCACCAAGGTCGGCCGCATGGTCGGCGAGCGCGTGGCGCGCCGCATGGGCCGCAGCCTGCTGGAACTGGGCGGCAACAACGCGATCATCGTCGACGAAACCGCCGACCTGAAGCTGGCGATCCCGGCCATCGTGTTCGGCGCCGTCGGCACCGCCGGCCAGCGCTGCACCACCACGCGCCGCCTGATCGTGCACGAATCCATCTACGAGGACGTGCTGGGCAAGCTGGTCACCGCCTACAAGCAGGTCGAAGGCAAGATCGGCGATCCCACCGATCCGAAGAACCTGATGGGCCCGCTCAACAGCAAGGACGGCGTGGACGCCTACCTCGACGCCATCGCCGCGGCGAAGAAGGCCGGCGGCAAGGTGGAGACCGGCGGCGAAGCCATCGACCGCCCGGGCAACTTCGTGCTGCCGGCGATCGTGACGGGCCTGACCAACGATGCCGAGATCGTCCAGCACGAGACCTTCGCGCCGATCCTGTACGTGATGAAGTACAAGGAGCTGGACGAGGCCATCGACATGCAGAACGCGGTGCCGCAGGGCCTGTCCTCGTCGATCTTCACCACCAACCTCAAGCGCGCGGAAGCCTTCCTGTCCGCCGCCGGCAGCGACTGCGGCATCGCCAACGTCAACATCGGCACCAGCGGCGCTGAGATCGGCGGCGCGTTCGGCGGCGAGAAGGAGACCGGCGGCGGCCGCGAATCCGGCAGCGACGCGTGGCGCGCCTACATGCGCCGCCAGACCAATACCATCAACTATTCCGACGCGCTGCCGCTGGCCCAGGGCATCAAGTTCGACCTGTAA
- a CDS encoding GGDEF domain-containing protein: MATDPAQQDTTQRTLLSEGPLHPAPRSACVVVIHGEGLGRRTDIRDGALLVGRSHEADLSIQHKSVSRQHCRIWRDAAGQYRIRDLGATNATRLNEARLPAEADAPLNDGDRITVGETILKFIAQDSVEARYHEEIYQLAVHDPLTELHNRRHFCEMADKEIGRALRHGRPLALCIIDVDLFKPVNDRYGHISGDEVLRQIGALVRGHARNDDLAARIGGEEFALLLPECELEPALRLAERLREAVAAASFAPGGEPQRITISIGIATLSPERDSRPALMAAADAALYRAKSEGRNRVCVEG; encoded by the coding sequence ATGGCCACCGATCCCGCGCAGCAGGACACCACCCAGCGCACGCTGCTCAGCGAGGGCCCGCTGCATCCCGCGCCGCGGTCGGCCTGCGTGGTGGTGATCCACGGCGAAGGGCTGGGCCGGCGCACCGACATCCGCGACGGCGCGCTGCTGGTCGGGCGCTCGCACGAAGCCGACCTCTCGATCCAGCACAAGAGCGTGTCCCGCCAGCACTGCCGGATCTGGCGCGACGCCGCCGGGCAGTACCGCATCCGCGACCTCGGCGCGACCAACGCCACCCGCCTCAACGAAGCGCGGCTGCCCGCCGAGGCGGACGCGCCGCTCAACGACGGCGACCGCATCACCGTCGGCGAAACCATCCTCAAGTTCATCGCCCAGGACAGCGTGGAAGCGCGCTATCACGAGGAGATCTACCAGCTCGCGGTGCACGACCCGCTGACCGAGCTGCACAACCGCCGCCACTTCTGCGAGATGGCGGACAAGGAGATCGGCCGCGCGCTGCGCCACGGCCGCCCGCTGGCGCTGTGCATCATCGACGTCGACCTGTTCAAGCCGGTCAACGACCGCTACGGCCACATCAGCGGCGACGAAGTGCTGCGCCAGATCGGCGCGCTGGTGCGCGGCCATGCGCGCAACGACGACCTGGCCGCGCGCATCGGCGGCGAGGAGTTCGCGCTGCTGCTGCCGGAATGCGAGCTGGAGCCGGCGCTGCGCCTGGCCGAGCGCCTGCGCGAGGCGGTCGCGGCGGCCAGCTTTGCGCCCGGCGGCGAGCCGCAGCGCATCACCATCAGCATCGGCATCGCCACGCTCTCGCCGGAGCGCGACAGCCGCCCGGCCCTGATGGCCGCCGCCGACGCTGCGCTGTACCGCGCCAAGAGCGAAGGCCGCAACCGGGTCTGCGTCGAAGGCTGA
- a CDS encoding DMT family transporter, with product MTPPRNVHARAALLMLGSTLGFGLMAIFIRLASKDIPTWEVAFFRNAFGFLSLLPMLALPALRQPRPAAAFAASVRTDQLPRYVIRTAIGIASMFCGFWAIAHLPLAQAISLAYSSPIFVTIAAILMLGERVRARRWTAVALGFVGVLVIVRPWSHAFSLGSLVAVAAAVLSALVAIQIKQLSQTDKADTIVFWTYALWVPMSLLPSLFVWRWPAGIEWLWLAATGLMGTVGQLLWTRALKLGDVSALTPISFMQLPVVTLAGWLLFGESVDGATLLGAGIILGSTFYIAHREAKLAREQRSKAPSEAVEPGS from the coding sequence ATGACGCCTCCACGCAACGTCCATGCGCGCGCCGCCCTGCTGATGCTGGGCAGCACGCTGGGCTTCGGCCTGATGGCGATCTTCATCCGGCTGGCCTCGAAGGACATCCCGACCTGGGAAGTGGCGTTCTTCCGCAACGCCTTCGGCTTCCTGTCGCTGCTGCCGATGCTGGCCCTGCCCGCGCTGCGCCAGCCGCGGCCCGCCGCCGCGTTCGCCGCCAGCGTGCGCACCGACCAACTGCCGCGCTACGTGATCCGCACCGCCATCGGCATCGCCAGCATGTTCTGCGGGTTCTGGGCGATCGCCCACCTGCCGCTGGCGCAGGCGATCTCGCTGGCCTATTCCTCGCCGATCTTCGTCACCATCGCCGCCATCCTCATGCTCGGCGAGCGCGTGCGCGCGCGCCGCTGGACGGCGGTGGCGCTGGGCTTCGTCGGCGTGCTGGTGATCGTGCGGCCGTGGTCGCACGCGTTCAGCCTGGGCTCGCTGGTGGCGGTGGCGGCGGCGGTGCTGAGCGCGCTGGTCGCCATCCAGATCAAGCAGCTCTCTCAGACCGACAAGGCCGACACCATCGTGTTCTGGACCTATGCGCTGTGGGTGCCGATGTCGCTGCTGCCCTCGCTGTTCGTGTGGCGCTGGCCGGCCGGCATCGAATGGCTGTGGCTGGCCGCGACCGGGCTGATGGGCACGGTGGGGCAGCTGCTGTGGACGCGCGCGCTGAAACTGGGCGACGTGTCCGCGCTGACACCGATCAGCTTCATGCAGCTGCCCGTGGTGACGCTGGCCGGTTGGCTGCTGTTCGGCGAATCGGTGGACGGCGCCACCCTGCTGGGCGCCGGCATCATCCTCGGCTCGACTTTCTACATCGCCCATCGCGAGGCCAAGCTGGCGCGCGAGCAGCGCAGCAAGGCCCCGAGCGAGGCGGTCGAACCCGGCAGTTGA
- the xseA gene encoding exodeoxyribonuclease VII large subunit — MQSRDDRILTPGQLNTLARDLLESAFPLVLVEGELGNVTRPASGHLYFTLKDARAQVRCALFKPKSQWLKFAPREGLKVLARGRLTLYEARGDYQLVCDSLEEAGEGALRRAFEELKARLQAEGLFEPARKRPLPAFVRRLAVLTSPTGAVIRDVISVLRRRFPLVEVDLLPVPVQGDGAAAQIRSALLRADDCGRYDAILLARGGGSLEDLWAFNDEALVRAIADCMTPVVSAIGHETDFSLADFAADLRAPTPSAAAELLVPDAVGLSARLAGLHRQALALQANALRQRMQRLDRAFLRLHAQRPQARLDALARRATQAKLRLDNAVQRRLERERGALRHADAILRAQHPHQRLQRLRERLLALQSRPQALIAQRLQREALHLRGLARSLHAISPLATVARGYSILQHPDGRIVRGIADAAPGDALRARLQDGALAVRVERREE; from the coding sequence ATGCAATCCCGCGACGACCGCATCCTCACCCCCGGCCAACTCAACACGCTGGCGCGCGACCTGCTGGAAAGCGCCTTCCCGCTGGTGCTGGTCGAGGGCGAGCTGGGCAACGTGACCCGCCCGGCCTCCGGCCACCTCTACTTCACCCTGAAGGACGCGCGTGCGCAGGTGCGCTGCGCGCTGTTCAAGCCCAAGAGCCAGTGGCTGAAGTTCGCCCCGCGCGAGGGGCTGAAGGTGCTGGCCCGCGGCCGGCTCACGCTTTACGAGGCGCGCGGCGACTACCAGCTGGTCTGCGATTCGCTGGAGGAAGCCGGCGAAGGCGCACTGCGCCGCGCGTTCGAGGAGCTGAAAGCGCGCCTGCAGGCGGAAGGGCTGTTCGAACCGGCGCGCAAGCGTCCCCTGCCCGCCTTCGTGCGCCGGCTGGCGGTGCTGACCTCGCCGACCGGCGCGGTGATCCGCGACGTCATCAGCGTGCTGCGCCGGCGCTTTCCGCTGGTCGAAGTGGACCTGCTGCCGGTGCCGGTGCAGGGCGATGGCGCGGCGGCGCAGATCCGTTCCGCGCTGCTGCGCGCCGACGACTGCGGCCGCTACGACGCGATCCTGCTGGCGCGCGGCGGCGGCTCGCTGGAAGACCTGTGGGCGTTCAACGACGAAGCGCTGGTGCGGGCGATCGCCGACTGCATGACGCCGGTGGTGTCCGCGATCGGCCACGAAACCGACTTCTCGCTGGCCGATTTCGCCGCCGACCTGCGCGCCCCCACGCCGTCCGCGGCGGCGGAATTGCTGGTGCCGGACGCCGTCGGGCTGTCGGCGCGGCTCGCCGGCCTGCATCGGCAGGCGCTGGCGCTCCAGGCCAATGCGCTGCGCCAGCGCATGCAGCGGCTGGATCGCGCCTTCCTGCGCCTGCACGCGCAGCGCCCGCAGGCGCGGCTGGACGCGCTGGCCCGGCGCGCGACGCAGGCGAAGCTGCGACTGGACAATGCCGTCCAGCGCCGGCTGGAGCGCGAGCGTGGCGCGCTGCGGCACGCCGATGCGATCCTGCGCGCCCAGCATCCGCACCAACGCCTGCAACGCCTGCGCGAGCGCCTGCTGGCGCTGCAAAGCCGCCCGCAGGCGCTGATCGCGCAGCGCTTGCAGCGCGAGGCGTTGCACCTGCGCGGATTGGCGCGGTCGCTGCACGCAATCAGCCCGCTGGCGACGGTGGCGCGCGGCTACAGCATCCTGCAGCACCCGGACGGCCGGATCGTGCGCGGCATCGCCGACGCCGCGCCCGGCGACGCGCTGCGCGCGCGCCTGCAAGATGGCGCGCTGGCGGTGCGGGTGGAGCGACGCGAGGAATAG
- a CDS encoding DUF4190 domain-containing protein, which produces MNAPIRQTSSLAVISLVFGILGWTLLPFLGSLVAVVCGHMARGEIRRSQGTLEGDGMAVAGLVLGYLVIGLTVLTLAAIFLFFGGLIWFATVFGH; this is translated from the coding sequence ATGAACGCTCCCATCCGCCAGACCAGTTCGCTCGCCGTCATCAGCCTGGTGTTCGGCATCCTCGGCTGGACCCTGCTGCCGTTCCTCGGCAGCCTGGTCGCGGTGGTATGCGGCCACATGGCGCGCGGCGAGATCCGCCGCTCGCAGGGCACGCTGGAAGGCGACGGCATGGCCGTGGCCGGGCTGGTGCTCGGCTACCTGGTGATCGGGCTGACGGTGCTGACGCTGGCGGCGATCTTCCTGTTTTTCGGCGGGCTGATCTGGTTCGCCACGGTGTTCGGGCACTGA
- the murB gene encoding UDP-N-acetylmuramate dehydrogenase, with amino-acid sequence MNAATGTGYRIAEHARLDARNTFGVRAMAPMLVEATDAAALPELFGYAMLRDASALVLGGGSNLLFAGDAPGAVLALDTRRIDLLEDDGALAIVRADAGVVWHDFVLWTLGRGLSGLENLALIPGTVGAAPIQNIGAYGVEVREHVHAVEAFDRASGDFVRLATDACAFAYRDSLFKREPDRYVVTAVEFALPRAFQPRLGYAGIEDELRAMGVDGAPRASQVAEAVIRIRRRKLPDPAVTGNAGSFFKNPIVPAAQAEALLAEHPALPVFRGGDGDSRKLSAAWLIDACGWKGHRDGDAGVSAAHALVLVNHGHATGVQLLDLARRIAASVQERFGVAIEPEPRIVGATW; translated from the coding sequence ATGAACGCCGCCACCGGCACCGGCTACCGCATCGCCGAACACGCGCGGCTGGACGCACGCAACACCTTCGGCGTGCGCGCCATGGCGCCGATGCTGGTAGAAGCCACCGACGCCGCCGCGCTGCCGGAGCTGTTCGGCTACGCGATGCTGCGCGACGCCTCCGCGCTGGTCCTGGGCGGCGGCAGCAACCTGCTGTTCGCGGGCGATGCGCCGGGCGCGGTGCTGGCGCTGGACACGCGCCGGATCGACCTGCTCGAAGACGACGGCGCGCTCGCCATCGTCCGCGCCGACGCCGGCGTGGTCTGGCACGACTTCGTGCTGTGGACGCTGGGCCGCGGCCTGAGCGGGCTGGAGAATCTCGCGCTGATCCCCGGCACGGTCGGCGCCGCGCCGATCCAGAACATCGGCGCCTACGGCGTGGAAGTGCGCGAGCACGTGCATGCGGTGGAAGCCTTCGACCGCGCGAGCGGCGATTTCGTGCGGCTCGCCACCGACGCCTGCGCCTTCGCCTACCGCGACTCGCTGTTCAAGCGCGAGCCGGACCGCTACGTCGTCACCGCCGTCGAGTTCGCGCTGCCGCGCGCGTTCCAACCGCGGCTGGGCTACGCCGGCATCGAGGACGAACTGCGCGCGATGGGCGTGGACGGCGCGCCGCGCGCGTCGCAGGTGGCCGAGGCGGTGATCCGCATCCGCCGCCGCAAACTGCCCGACCCGGCGGTGACCGGCAACGCCGGCAGCTTCTTCAAGAATCCCATCGTGCCGGCGGCGCAGGCCGAGGCGCTGCTGGCCGAACATCCCGCGCTGCCGGTGTTCCGCGGCGGCGATGGGGACAGCCGCAAGCTCTCCGCCGCCTGGCTGATCGACGCCTGCGGCTGGAAGGGCCATCGCGACGGCGACGCCGGCGTGTCGGCGGCGCATGCGCTGGTGCTGGTCAACCACGGCCATGCGACCGGAGTGCAGTTGCTCGATCTGGCGCGACGCATCGCCGCGTCGGTGCAGGAACGCTTCGGCGTGGCGATCGAACCGGAGCCGCGGATCGTGGGGGCGACGTGGTGA
- a CDS encoding serine/threonine-protein kinase: MAQDRQEDPDRTELLATRAPSAAPSVGETLAPGAQLGRYRIEELLGRGGMGDVYRAEQLEPVRRTVALKLLRAQKLDARRVAYFEVERQLLAQMRHPAIAQIFDAGATPDGHPYFAMEFIAGSPITDYCDAHALPLRERIALFVRVCEGVQHAHQKGVIHRDLKPGNLLVDEVDGRALPKIIDFGIATATSLTEGREAAGTPDYMSPEQAGGDQALVDTRSDVFALGVVLGELLTGQRPNARGETETDGAHTLRLPSQQLSTLSPADAGKVAHARSEPLPRMRRVLRNELDWVVAKAMRFERGERYPSVAALAEDLQRFLDGQPVQAAPRTRRYVWRKFAQRHRTGILAASLVALALVGGLALSVYGLLQARAQRAIAEQRNAQLEKVAAFQQSMLEGIDIESMGAGIAGDLRAQVARQAPDEAPAFDLALAHASTPDLARSVIDRSILANAERAIVRDFGDDPALAADLRESVARVRVALGLPDAAAAGFAQVAGYRARALGEAAPETLKARQEQARALLDASRAKDALAVADAALHNAERLPANDPLRIKLRLDQAGAITGLGDRPRARRMLETLRADAIRLRGERDPATMEVTNNLAILLGRMGEPDAGRKLMEALLPMRAQVLGKDDPDTLEARHNLAIMRVLTGDKDGAVAMQREQVAIQTRRLGAEHPTTLGERGNLANMLTDSGKPEEALPIGSAVVEAATRVLGAEHPQTLRAKLNLSTVYARLHQFDKTLVMQQDVAEARTRLLGPRHPDTLYILVNRAGTLKQAGRPKEALALATQLLPQVREVLGEKHPQTQAALDIRGQSADALGDTALAIASYRELLPLREEAHGMDDNQTIMTAWRLQRLLRKQGDVSAADALRERYVAPLLRAKLDALDGGERTVRDMILEAERKGGPLEQP, from the coding sequence ATGGCGCAGGACAGGCAGGAAGACCCGGACCGCACCGAATTGCTGGCGACGCGCGCGCCGTCGGCCGCGCCGTCGGTGGGCGAGACGCTGGCGCCCGGCGCGCAGCTCGGGCGCTACCGCATCGAGGAACTGCTGGGGCGCGGCGGGATGGGCGACGTCTATCGCGCCGAGCAGCTCGAACCGGTGCGGCGCACGGTGGCGCTCAAGCTGCTGCGCGCGCAGAAGCTGGACGCGCGGCGGGTGGCGTATTTCGAGGTCGAGCGGCAGCTGTTGGCGCAGATGCGGCATCCGGCCATCGCGCAGATCTTCGACGCCGGTGCCACGCCCGACGGGCACCCGTACTTCGCGATGGAGTTCATCGCCGGCAGTCCGATCACCGACTATTGCGACGCGCACGCCTTGCCGCTGCGCGAGCGCATCGCCCTGTTCGTGCGCGTCTGCGAAGGTGTGCAGCACGCGCACCAGAAGGGCGTGATCCACCGCGACCTCAAGCCCGGCAACCTGCTGGTGGACGAGGTGGACGGCCGCGCGCTGCCGAAGATCATCGATTTCGGCATCGCCACCGCCACCTCGCTGACCGAAGGCCGCGAAGCCGCCGGCACACCCGACTACATGAGCCCGGAGCAGGCCGGCGGCGACCAGGCGCTGGTCGACACCCGCAGCGACGTGTTCGCGCTGGGCGTGGTGCTCGGCGAACTGCTTACCGGCCAGCGGCCGAACGCGCGCGGCGAGACCGAGACCGACGGCGCGCATACGCTGCGGCTGCCGTCGCAGCAGCTGTCCACGCTGTCGCCGGCCGACGCGGGCAAGGTGGCGCACGCACGCAGCGAGCCGCTGCCGCGCATGCGCCGCGTGTTGCGCAACGAGCTGGACTGGGTGGTGGCGAAGGCGATGCGCTTCGAGCGCGGCGAACGCTATCCATCCGTGGCCGCGCTGGCCGAGGATCTGCAGCGCTTCCTCGACGGCCAGCCGGTGCAGGCCGCGCCGCGCACCCGCCGCTACGTCTGGCGCAAGTTCGCGCAGCGCCACCGCACCGGCATCCTGGCTGCGTCGCTGGTCGCGCTGGCGCTGGTCGGCGGGCTGGCGCTGTCGGTCTATGGCCTGCTGCAGGCGCGCGCGCAGCGCGCCATCGCCGAGCAGCGCAACGCGCAGCTGGAGAAGGTGGCGGCGTTCCAGCAGTCGATGCTGGAAGGCATCGACATCGAATCGATGGGCGCCGGCATCGCCGGCGACCTGCGCGCACAGGTCGCCCGGCAGGCGCCGGACGAAGCGCCCGCGTTCGATCTGGCTTTGGCGCATGCCAGCACGCCCGACCTCGCGCGGTCGGTGATCGACCGCAGCATCCTCGCCAACGCCGAGCGCGCCATCGTCCGCGACTTCGGCGACGATCCCGCGCTGGCCGCCGACCTGCGCGAATCGGTGGCGCGCGTGCGCGTCGCTTTAGGCTTGCCGGATGCGGCGGCGGCCGGCTTCGCGCAGGTGGCCGGCTATCGCGCCCGCGCGCTCGGCGAAGCCGCCCCGGAGACGTTGAAGGCCCGGCAGGAACAGGCGCGCGCGCTGCTCGACGCCTCCCGCGCCAAGGACGCGCTGGCCGTGGCGGACGCCGCCTTGCACAACGCGGAGCGACTGCCGGCCAACGATCCGCTGCGGATCAAGCTGCGTCTCGACCAGGCCGGCGCGATCACCGGGCTGGGCGACCGGCCACGCGCGCGCCGCATGCTGGAGACGCTGCGCGCCGATGCCATCCGCCTGCGCGGCGAACGCGACCCGGCCACGATGGAGGTCACCAACAACCTTGCCATCCTGCTGGGACGGATGGGCGAGCCCGATGCGGGCCGCAAGCTGATGGAAGCGCTGCTGCCGATGCGCGCGCAGGTGCTGGGCAAGGACGACCCCGACACGCTGGAAGCGCGGCACAACCTGGCGATCATGCGCGTCCTGACCGGCGACAAGGACGGCGCGGTGGCGATGCAGCGCGAGCAGGTGGCGATCCAGACCCGCAGGCTGGGGGCCGAGCATCCGACCACGCTGGGCGAGCGCGGCAATCTGGCGAACATGCTGACCGACAGTGGCAAGCCGGAAGAAGCGCTGCCCATCGGCAGCGCCGTGGTCGAAGCCGCCACGCGCGTGCTGGGTGCGGAGCATCCGCAGACGCTGCGCGCCAAGCTCAACCTGTCCACCGTGTACGCGCGGCTGCATCAGTTCGACAAGACGCTGGTGATGCAGCAGGACGTGGCGGAGGCGCGCACGCGGCTGCTTGGCCCGCGCCACCCGGACACGCTCTACATCCTCGTCAACCGCGCAGGCACCCTGAAGCAGGCCGGACGCCCGAAGGAGGCGCTGGCGCTGGCGACGCAGCTGCTGCCGCAGGTGCGCGAGGTGCTGGGCGAAAAGCATCCGCAGACGCAGGCGGCGCTGGACATCCGCGGGCAAAGTGCGGATGCGCTGGGCGATACGGCGTTGGCGATTGCCTCCTATCGCGAACTGCTGCCGCTGCGCGAGGAAGCGCATGGCATGGATGACAACCAGACCATCATGACTGCCTGGCGGCTGCAACGCCTGCTGCGCAAACAGGGCGATGTCTCCGCTGCCGATGCGCTGCGCGAGCGCTATGTCGCGCCGTTGCTGCGGGCCAAGCTCGATGCGCTGGATGGGGGCGAACGGACGGTGCGCGACATGATCCTAGAAGCGGAACGCAAGGGCGGGCCACTGGAGCAGCCCTGA
- the ispG gene encoding flavodoxin-dependent (E)-4-hydroxy-3-methylbut-2-enyl-diphosphate synthase has product MNAPATHRFGPEPRHVTRQVEIGGVKVGGGAPVVVQSMTNTDTADVASTTRQVADLWRAGSELVRVTVNTAEAAAAIPRIVEKLDMMGVRVPIIGDFHYNGHTLLANEPACAQALAKYRINPGNVGFGKKKDTQFAQLIEFAIRYGKPVRIGANWGSLDQALAARLMDENAQRAEPWDAGRVMREALILSALESAQRAVELGLPAERIILSAKVSGVQELVAVYRDLSARSDFALHLGLTEAGIGSKGIVASSAALGVLLQEGIGDTIRISLTPEPGASRTQEVIVAQELLQTMGLRAFTPMVTACPGCGRTTSEFFQELAKVVQEHVRGKMPEWKISHPGAENMTLAVMGCVVNGPGESRHANIGISLPGTGEAPSAPVFVDGEKTVTLRGDNIAYEFVALIDDYVETRYRAARPD; this is encoded by the coding sequence ATGAACGCACCCGCCACGCACCGCTTCGGCCCCGAACCCCGCCACGTCACCCGCCAGGTCGAAATCGGCGGCGTGAAGGTCGGCGGCGGCGCGCCCGTGGTGGTGCAGTCGATGACCAATACCGACACCGCCGACGTCGCCTCCACCACCAGACAGGTCGCGGACCTGTGGCGCGCGGGCTCCGAGCTGGTGCGGGTGACGGTGAACACTGCGGAAGCGGCGGCGGCGATTCCGCGCATCGTCGAGAAGCTCGACATGATGGGCGTGCGCGTGCCGATCATCGGCGACTTCCACTACAACGGCCACACGCTGCTGGCGAACGAGCCGGCCTGCGCGCAGGCGCTGGCGAAGTACCGCATCAACCCCGGCAACGTCGGCTTCGGCAAGAAGAAGGACACCCAGTTCGCGCAGCTGATCGAGTTCGCGATCCGCTACGGCAAGCCGGTGCGGATCGGCGCCAACTGGGGCTCGCTGGACCAGGCGCTGGCGGCGCGGCTGATGGACGAGAACGCGCAGCGCGCCGAGCCTTGGGATGCCGGCCGGGTGATGCGCGAGGCGCTGATCCTGTCCGCGCTGGAATCCGCGCAGCGCGCGGTGGAGCTGGGCCTGCCGGCCGAGCGCATCATCCTGAGCGCCAAGGTCAGCGGCGTGCAGGAGCTGGTCGCCGTCTACCGCGACCTGTCCGCGCGCAGCGATTTCGCCCTGCACCTGGGCTTGACCGAAGCCGGTATCGGCAGCAAGGGCATCGTGGCGTCGAGCGCCGCGCTGGGCGTGCTGTTGCAGGAAGGCATCGGCGACACCATCCGCATCTCGCTGACGCCGGAACCGGGCGCCTCGCGCACGCAGGAGGTGATCGTCGCGCAGGAGCTGCTGCAGACGATGGGCCTGCGCGCGTTCACGCCGATGGTCACCGCCTGCCCGGGCTGCGGCCGCACCACCTCCGAGTTCTTCCAGGAGTTGGCGAAGGTGGTGCAGGAGCACGTGCGCGGCAAGATGCCGGAATGGAAGATCAGCCATCCCGGCGCGGAGAACATGACGCTCGCGGTGATGGGCTGCGTGGTGAATGGGCCGGGCGAATCGCGCCACGCCAACATCGGCATCTCGCTGCCAGGCACCGGCGAGGCGCCGTCCGCGCCGGTGTTCGTGGACGGCGAGAAGACGGTGACGCTGCGCGGCGACAACATCGCCTACGAGTTCGTCGCCCTGATCGACGATTACGTGGAGACGCGTTACCGCGCCGCGCGGCCGGACTGA